In a single window of the Gossypium hirsutum isolate 1008001.06 chromosome A13, Gossypium_hirsutum_v2.1, whole genome shotgun sequence genome:
- the LOC107894570 gene encoding uncharacterized mitochondrial protein AtMg00810-like — protein MEQVFEMSDLGQMSYFLGMEVFQTQQGIFLSQKAFALKILNKFSMLNCKATSTPVAIGEKLSSQGDFEKVSESTYRSLVGCLLYLTATRPNIMFAVSLLQDSCIAAMKSTFKLTKECSGTSKPFFCWSSKKQTVVAQSTVEVEYVAAAGAVNQEK, from the exons ATGGAACAAGTGTTTGAGATGTCTGATTTGGGACAAATGtcttacttccttggcatggaagtatTCCAAACTCAGCAAGGGATCTTCCTAAGTCAGAAGGCTTTTGCCTTAAAAATTCTAAACAAATTCTCCATGCTAAATTGCAAAGCAACAAGTACACCAGTTGCCATTGGAGagaaactatcgagccaaggtgattttgaaAAGGTTAGTGAATCAACCTATAGAAGTCTAGTTGGATGTTTGCTCTATTTAACTGCCACTAGACCAAACATTATGTTTGCTGTAAGTTTGCTTCAAGATTCATGCATTGCTGCAATGAAAAGCACTTTCAAGCTGACAAAAGAGTGCTCAGGTACATCAAAG CCATTTTTttgttggagttcaaagaagcaaactGTCGTTGCTCAATCAACTGTTGAAGTAGAGTATGTGGCAGCTGCAGGAGCTGTCAACCAAGAAAAATAA